The genomic window GGCGGGCGGACATTCGGGTCTGCCGGGATTCGAACCAGAAGCTCGTGAATTTCCCGTTCTCCGGTTCGAAGCCGATGATCCCGGTCCCGGTCTCGCGTTTCTCCCCGTCGCCGAAGGCGAAGTCGCTCTGGAGGAACCTACCTCCCTGGATCATATATTGACGGCATTCTCCGGGCGTCTTGATGGGATTATCCCCCCGGTGGATGACCTTCGTGACGGTCCACCGGCCGGCCATGGTCTCCAGGAATTTCTGGCCGACGCCCGGGGCGGAGCGGGGCTCGAAGGGCTTGGGCTCCTGGGCGCCGGCGAGGCCGGCCATGGCCGAGAGGAGGAGGCAGGCGACGATACCGCGAGTCGATGACCGCATCTTTCGGATCCTCAAGAATCGGGCTCGGCCCGGGCGAGGCGCGACGGGCGGGCCGGCCCTCGCCGGGCTCCGCGACGCCGCGATGGGCCCCCGCGTCGGGGTTGACGGCGACGGGCTCGACGGCCCTCCGCCGGGGCCGGCCTCGTCGTCGCATTTGTAGAAATTACCACGCGAGCGGAGACGTCCGACACGGGCGACTTGAGAAAAAAACTTACAATTCCGTGCCCGCTCAAGGCACTCGGCCAAACGGCGTGTAGACTTGAGGCGAAGGCCGGGAAATTGAGTTTTGCTCCCCAAGAACCTGACACCACATTCGGCATCGGGGTTGCCTTAGAACAAGGCCGAGGGCCCGGCCCCGGATGCCGGGAGCGTGTACCAACCTGGCGAGGAGAAGTGTCATGGCCCCCGTTGAATTGGTTCCGATCGCGGTGCGCCCGCGGCACGCCGCGCGGCTGATCATCGCCGCGATGGTCGTCGCCGCGGCGGCCGGATGCAGTCATCGACGTGAATCGATGCGTCCGATCTTCACGTCCCCCGCCTCGGTCGCACCCGCGGCGCCGTGCACCAACTGCGGCTCGGGCGGCTCCGCGCGTTCGGGCGTCGTCATCACGCCGGGGGCTTCCGCCTCCGGCGCGGGCCGGGTCCTGTCCTCGGACTCCGACCTCCCCGGCCCGTCCGGGGCCGTCGAGTCCACGGTCCCGCCCCTCTCCGAGCCGACCTCGACGTCCAAGAAGAGCACCTTGCCGGAGCCCGCCCCGAAGGCCGAGATCGGGGACGTGCCGGACCTGAGGGCCTATCCGACGCCGTCCAAGACGACGAGGCTCAAGCCCCCCGCGGGCGGGACGTCCTCGACCTCGCCCTCGGGCAAGACCCCGATGCTGGAAGGGCCGGCCGGCGCCTCGACGGACCGCAAGGCGTCGGGCGACGGCCTCCGCGCGGCCTCGGCTACGGTGCCCGTCGCCGGGCGCATCCGCCGCGTGAGCACGAGCGAGCGACTCCACCCGTTCCTGGACGAGACCGGAGAGAACGAGCTCTACTACCCGAGCAAGGCCGACCGTCCCTGGCAGTACGTCGTCCTCCATCACAGCGCGAATCACGACGGGAGCCTGGACAGCATTGACGCGGAGCACCGCAAGGTCCTGGGCTACGACGGCTGCGGCTATCACTTCGTCATCGGCAACGGGACGGGCTCGCCCGACGGCCGGATCGAGATCGCCCAGCGGTGGGCCAGGCAGAAGCACGGGGTCCATTGCCGCAACGCCCGCCAGTCCGACATCGACGAGTACGGGATCGGCATCTGCCTCGTCGGCAATCTGGACAAGGAGCCGCCGACCCCCCGCCAGGTCGAGGCCGCCCGCGCCCTCGTCGGCTACCTGGGCGATCGTTACCGGATTGATGCCAGCCGCATCGAGACCCACGCGGAGGTCGCCGCCACCCAGACCGTCTGCCCCGGCCGCTACTTCGACATGGACGCGATCCTCGGGAACGGCCCTTCCGCCCGCGCCGCGGAAGCCCCGACCCCCGGCCCCGCCGCCGCGGGATGGCGCAGCTCGCAGTCGAAGTCCATCCGCCTGAACTGATCCGCCGACGCGACCGCCCCACCGCCGAGAAGGTAGGCTCGGCCCATCGCGCACCCGCAGGGAAGCGGGGCGTGCACTCCGCCTCATCCCCTCCTCAGCTCCTCGCACTCCCCTCCAACTTTCGCACCGCCTCATTCGTGATGGCGATGACGGACATCGAGTCCGTGATCTCGCCCCGGCGGACCATCTCCCACGCCCGTCCCCACGGCACGCGAGCCACCTGCAGCTTCTCGACGCCCTCGGGCATGCTCTGCCCGTGCGACAGGCCCGTCGCCCGGAAGATGTAGGCGACCTCGTCGCAGACCGAATTCGAAAGATGCGACGTGCCGATCAGCTCGAGCGAGGCGGCGGTGATGCCCGTCTCCTCTAACAGCTCACGCCTCGCGGTCTCCTCGGGCGACTCGGACTCCGGGCATCCCCCCTCAGGGATCTCCCAGGAGTACGAATCGAGCGGGTAGCGATGCTGCCCGACGAGCCAGATGGAGCCGTCCTCCTCGACGGGGAGGACACCGACCGCCGTGTTCTTGAACTCGACGACGCCGTAGATGCCGGGTTCGCCGTCCGGGCGGAGTACCTGGTCCTCGCGCACCCGGATCCACGGGTTCTGATAGACGATGCGGCTGGAGACGGTCGCCCAGGGGTTCGGCGGGGCGGGCTCGGCGGTTGGGTCGTTCATGTGACCAGGATGGAGACGGGCGGCGGCCCGCGTCAAGGCGAGCCGTCGCACGGGCCCCCGATCCTGGAGGTCACTTCGCCCCGAGCGCCTCCTTCAGC from Aquisphaera giovannonii includes these protein-coding regions:
- a CDS encoding DUF1579 family protein, whose protein sequence is MRSSTRGIVACLLLSAMAGLAGAQEPKPFEPRSAPGVGQKFLETMAGRWTVTKVIHRGDNPIKTPGECRQYMIQGGRFLQSDFAFGDGEKRETGTGIIGFEPENGKFTSFWFESRQTRMSARRSREPFDGSRIVLYSLNLDPDQKETRRTRTESHLEDEGRTLIHRQYLLGGPGEERLVMELIMKRKG
- a CDS encoding N-acetylmuramoyl-L-alanine amidase; this encodes MAPVELVPIAVRPRHAARLIIAAMVVAAAAGCSHRRESMRPIFTSPASVAPAAPCTNCGSGGSARSGVVITPGASASGAGRVLSSDSDLPGPSGAVESTVPPLSEPTSTSKKSTLPEPAPKAEIGDVPDLRAYPTPSKTTRLKPPAGGTSSTSPSGKTPMLEGPAGASTDRKASGDGLRAASATVPVAGRIRRVSTSERLHPFLDETGENELYYPSKADRPWQYVVLHHSANHDGSLDSIDAEHRKVLGYDGCGYHFVIGNGTGSPDGRIEIAQRWARQKHGVHCRNARQSDIDEYGIGICLVGNLDKEPPTPRQVEAARALVGYLGDRYRIDASRIETHAEVAATQTVCPGRYFDMDAILGNGPSARAAEAPTPGPAAAGWRSSQSKSIRLN
- a CDS encoding NUDIX domain-containing protein translates to MNDPTAEPAPPNPWATVSSRIVYQNPWIRVREDQVLRPDGEPGIYGVVEFKNTAVGVLPVEEDGSIWLVGQHRYPLDSYSWEIPEGGCPESESPEETARRELLEETGITAASLELIGTSHLSNSVCDEVAYIFRATGLSHGQSMPEGVEKLQVARVPWGRAWEMVRRGEITDSMSVIAITNEAVRKLEGSARS